A window from Drosophila subobscura isolate 14011-0131.10 chromosome O, UCBerk_Dsub_1.0, whole genome shotgun sequence encodes these proteins:
- the LOC117896395 gene encoding eukaryotic translation initiation factor 3 subunit A isoform X2: protein MARYTQRPENALKRANEFIEVGKPLRALDTLQEVFRNKRWNYAYSETIIEPLMFKYLYLCVELKKSHIAKEGLFQYRNMFQLVNVNSLENVIRGYLKMAEEHTEAAQAQSSAAVAVLELDDLDNIATPESILMSAVCGEDAQDRSDRTILLPWVKFLWESYCQCLELLRVNTHCEALYHDIARMAFQFCLKYNRKSEFRRLCDKLRKHLEDICKSSNQTTGVSINKVETQQLCLDTRLYLLDSAIQMELWQEAYKAIEDIHGLMALSKKTPVPKTMANYYQKLAMVFSKAGNQLFHAAALLKLFQLTRELKKNLTKDDLQRMAAHVLLATLSIPLPSAHPEFDRFIEADKSPLEKAQKLAVLLGLPQPPTRVSLIREVVRLNVPQLVSEDFRNLYNWLEVDFNPLNLCKRIQTIVDIIETGPTETNLLSPYIQSLKDVTIMRLIRQISQVYESIEFKRLLELATFCNIFELEKLLVESVRHNDMQIRIDHQKNSIYFGTDLTESQREYRPDGPALQSMPSEQIRSQLVNMSTVLTRAVSVVYPNRERDQRAKLRTQMVHHYHEIKDREHQRILQRQKIIEDRKEYIEKQNNAREEEEARRQEEESRKAKLAEQKRLELENEERERKRHQNEIQAIKEKSLKEKVQQISQTAHGKKMLAKLDDEGIKKLDAEQIAKRESEELQREAKELQSKLKSQEKKIDYYERAKRLEEIPLFEKYLAEKQVKDKEFWEATEKTRIENAIAERKDAVSQQERLKRMYPDRDEFLEALKKERASLYVEKLKKFEIALEAERKKRLADRVIRRREERRQAFLREKEEERLRKEEEIRLAQAAEERAAAEARRLEREAEDEKRRAQYEKQRAKEEEAERKIKEDRDRLAREVAVERERSDKERDTWRPRGGDRPAAAAATGGGGAGEWRRAAAPTGDRIERGGERMERGGDRMERGGDRMERGGERMERGGDRMERGGDRMERGGDRMERGGERGADRDRERKDNEGAESSWRVRREPDFQRGAAVKDANNGSAAPPSRDDKWRRGGDRDRDFRNDGPRRERDDRDDRDRGGFRRNDPPRRNDDAAPRETGGNWRDAPRQSDRENRRPAGERRDREVRGDLRGPESRGPKEGGPSGGGGSGAAAAGGGGGGGAGNWRTAPGPRDEPAPKRDQPQEKESKAVEDGEWTSVKRR, encoded by the exons ATGGCGCGTTATACCCAACGTCCGGAAAATGCCCTTAAACGAGCTAATG AATTTATTGAGGTGGGCAAACCTCTACGGGCCCTGGATACCCTTCAGGAAGTGTTCCGCAACAAAAGGTGGAACTATGCCTACTCGGAGACGATTATTGAGCCGCTCATGTTTAAGTACCTGTACTTGTGCGTGGAGCTCAAGAAGTCGCACATTGCCAAGGAGGGTCTCTTCCAGTACCGCAACATGTTCCAGTTGGTTAACGTGAACTCGCTGGAGAATGTCATCCGCGGCTACCTGAAAATGGCCGAGGAGCACACCGAGGCGGCCCAGGCGCAGTCCTccgcggctgtggctgtgctggagctggacgacTTGGACAACATCGCCACTCCCGAGAGCATCCTGATGAGCGCAGTGTGCGGGGAAGATGCCCAGGACCGGTCCGACCGCACCATTCTCTTGCCCTGGGTGAAGTTCCTCTGGGAGTCGTATTGTCAGtgcctggagctgctgcgtgTCAACACCCACTGCGAGGCTCTGTACCATGACATAGCTCGCATGGCCTTTCAGTTCTGCTTGAAATACAATCGCAAGAGCGAATTCCGTCGCCTGTGCGACAAGCTGCGCAAGCATCTTGAGGACATCTGCAAGAGCAGTAACCAGACCACTGGCGTCTCGATCAACAAGGTGGAAACGCAGCAACTGTGCCTCGACACCAGGCTGTATCTGCTCGACTCTGCCATCCAGATGGAGCTGTGGCAGGAGGCCTACAAAGCCATCGAGGACATCCACGGCCTGATGGCCCTCTCCAAGAAGACACCCGTGCCCAAGACGATGGCCAACTATTACCAGAAACTTGCGATGGTCTTCAGCAAGGCAGGCAATCAGCTCTTCCATGCCGCCGCTCTGCTAAAGCTCTTCCAGCTGACGCGCGAATTGAAGAAGAACCTGACCAAGGACGACTTGCAGCGCATGGCAGCACACGTTCTCTTGGCAACTCTTTCGATCCCTCTGCCGTCGGCCCATCCGGAATTCGACCGGTTCATTGAGGCAGACAAGAGCCCTCTTGAGAAGGCCCAAAAGCTGGCAGTCCTTCTTGGCCTGCCCCAGCCGCCCACTCGTGTCTCTCTCATCCGCGAGGTG GTGCGCTTGAATGTGCCGCAACTCGTCTCCGAAGACTTCCGCAACTTGTACAACTGGTTGGAGGTGGACTTCAACCCTCTAAATCTCTGCAAGAGGATCCAGACCATTGTGGACATCATCGAGACGGGCCCCACGGAGACCAATCTGCTCAGCCCGTACATTCAGTCGCTGAAGGACGTGACCATCATGCGCCTGATCCGACAGATCTCGCAGGTATACGAGAGTATCGAGTTCAAGCgcctgctggagctggccaccTTCTGCAACATCTtcgagctggagaagctgctggtCGAGTCGGTGCGGCACAACGACATGCAGATACGTATCGATCATCAGAAGAACAGCATCTACTTTGGAACCGACCTCACCGAGAGCCAGCGCGAGTACCGTCCCGATGGACCGGCCCTGCAGTCGATGCCATCAGAGCAGATTCGCTCCCAGCTGGTGAACATGTCCACAGTGCTGACCCGAGCCGTGTCCGTTGTCTATCCGAATCGCGAGCGCGACCAGCGGGCTAAGCTTCGCACCCAGATGGTGCACCACTACCACGAGATCAAGGATCGCGAGCACCAACGCATTCTGCAGAGGCAGAAGATCATCGAGGACCGCAAGGAGTACATCGAGAAGCAAAACAACGcgcgcgaggaggaggaagcgcGCCGCCAGGAAGAGGAGTCCCGCAAGGCCAAGCTGGCCGAGCAGAAAcgcctggagctggagaatgaAGAGCGCGAGCGCAAGCGTCACCAGAATGAGATTCAGGCCATTAAAGAGAAGAGTCTCAAGGAGAAGGTCCAGCAAATATCGCAGACCGCCCACGGCAAGAAAATGCTCGCCAAGCTAGATGATGAAGGCATCAAGAAGCTTGACGCCGAGCAGATCGCAAAGCGCGAGAGCGAGGAGTTGCAGCGCgaggccaaggagctgcagtCGAAACTCAAGTCGCAGGAGAAGAAGATTGACTACTATGAGCGCGCCAAGCGCCTGGAGGAGATCCCGCTCTTTGAGAAATATTTGGCTGAGAAGCAAGTCAAGGACAAGGAGTTCTGGGAAGCCACCGAGAAGACACGCATCGAGAATGCCATTGCTGAGCGCAAGGATGCGGTCAGCCAGCAAGAGCGCCTCAAGCGCATGTATCCCGACCGTGATGAGTTTCTTGAGGCTCTCAAGAAGGAGCGCGCCTCCCTGTACGTGGAGAAGCTTAAGAAGTTCGAGATTGCCCTGGAGGCGGAGCGCAAGAAGCGCTTGGCCGATCGCGTCATCCGTCGGCGGGAGGAGCGGCGTCAGGCCTTCCTCCGCGAAAAGGAAGAGGAACGCCTTCGAAAGGAAGAAGAGATCCGCCTGGCTCAGGCCGCCGAAGAGCGTGCCGCTGCCGAGGCCCGTCGTCTCGAGCGCGAGGCCGAGGACGAGAAGCGTCGCGCCCAGTACGAGAAACAGCGAGCCAAGGAGGAAGAGGCCGAGCGTAAAATCAAGGAAGATCGCGACCGCTTGGCTCGCGAGGTGGCCGTTGAGCGGGAGCGCAGTGACAAAGAGCGTGACACCTGGCGTCCACGTGGTGGCGACAGGcccgccgcagcggcagctacTGGTGGAGGAGGTGCCGGAGAGTGGCGTCGTGCTGCAGCACCAACAGGTGACCGCATCGAGCGAGGGGGAGAGCGTATGGAGCGAGGCGGGGATCGGATGGAACGTGGTGGAGATCGCATGGAGCGAGGCGGAGAACGCATGGAACGTGGAGGAGACCGCATGGAACGTGGAGGAGACCGCATGGAACGTGGAGGAGATCGCATGGAGCGTGGCGGCGAACGTGGTGCAGACCGTGATCGTG AACGCAAGGACAACGAGGGTGCCGAGTCTTCGTGGCGTGTACGACGTGAGCCAGACTTCCAGCGTGGTGCTGCCGTCAAGGATGCCAACAACGGCAGTGCCGCCCCACCGTCTCGGGACGATAAGTGGCGTCGAGGCGGAGACCGCGATCGTGACTTCCGCAACGATGGACCACGACGCGAAAGAGATGACAGAGATGATCGCGACCGTGGTGGCTTCCGTCGCAACGATCCGCCACGCCGCAATGATGATGCTGCACCGCGCGAGACCGGTGGCAACTGGCGCGACGCTCCACGACAGAGTGATCGTGAAAATCGTCGCCCTGCTGGCGAAAGACGCGACCGCGAGGTGCGTGGCGATTTGCGCGGCCCAGAATCCCGCGGACCCAAGGAAGGTGGACccagcggtggtggtggttctggtgccgctgctgctggcggcggcggaggaggtggTGCCGGCAATTGGCGCACTGCACCCGGCCCACGGGATGAGCCTGCTCCCAAACGCGATCAGCCCCAGGAAAAGG AAAGCAAGGCCGTTGAAGATGGCGAATGGACTAGTGTGAAGCGCCGTTAA
- the LOC117896395 gene encoding eukaryotic translation initiation factor 3 subunit A isoform X3 yields the protein MARYTQRPENALKRANEFIEVGKPLRALDTLQEVFRNKRWNYAYSETIIEPLMFKYLYLCVELKKSHIAKEGLFQYRNMFQLVNVNSLENVIRGYLKMAEEHTEAAQAQSSAAVAVLELDDLDNIATPESILMSAVCGEDAQDRSDRTILLPWVKFLWESYCQCLELLRVNTHCEALYHDIARMAFQFCLKYNRKSEFRRLCDKLRKHLEDICKSSNQTTGVSINKVETQQLCLDTRLYLLDSAIQMELWQEAYKAIEDIHGLMALSKKTPVPKTMANYYQKLAMVFSKAGNQLFHAAALLKLFQLTRELKKNLTKDDLQRMAAHVLLATLSIPLPSAHPEFDRFIEADKSPLEKAQKLAVLLGLPQPPTRVSLIREVVRLNVPQLVSEDFRNLYNWLEVDFNPLNLCKRIQTIVDIIETGPTETNLLSPYIQSLKDVTIMRLIRQISQVYESIEFKRLLELATFCNIFELEKLLVESVRHNDMQIRIDHQKNSIYFGTDLTESQREYRPDGPALQSMPSEQIRSQLVNMSTVLTRAVSVVYPNRERDQRAKLRTQMVHHYHEIKDREHQRILQRQKIIEDRKEYIEKQNNAREEEEARRQEEESRKAKLAEQKRLELENEERERKRHQNEIQAIKEKSLKEKVQQISQTAHGKKMLAKLDDEGIKKLDAEQIAKRESEELQREAKELQSKLKSQEKKIDYYERAKRLEEIPLFEKYLAEKQVKDKEFWEATEKTRIENAIAERKDAVSQQERLKRMYPDRDEFLEALKKERASLYVEKLKKFEIALEAERKKRLADRVIRRREERRQAFLREKEEERLRKEEEIRLAQAAEERAAAEARRLEREAEDEKRRAQYEKQRAKEEEAERKIKEDRDRLAREVAVERERSDKERDTWRPRGGDRPAAAAATGGGGAGEWRRAAAPTGDRIERGGDRMERGGDRMERGGERGADRDRGADRDRGADRERKDNEGAESSWRVRREPDFQRGAAVKDANNGSAAPPSRDDKWRRGGDRDRDFRNDGPRRERDDRDDRDRGGFRRNDPPRRNDDAAPRETGGNWRDAPRQSDRENRRPAGERRDREVRGDLRGPESRGPKEGGPSGGGGSGAAAAGGGGGGGAGNWRTAPGPRDEPAPKRDQPQEKESKAVEDGEWTSVKRR from the exons ATGGCGCGTTATACCCAACGTCCGGAAAATGCCCTTAAACGAGCTAATG AATTTATTGAGGTGGGCAAACCTCTACGGGCCCTGGATACCCTTCAGGAAGTGTTCCGCAACAAAAGGTGGAACTATGCCTACTCGGAGACGATTATTGAGCCGCTCATGTTTAAGTACCTGTACTTGTGCGTGGAGCTCAAGAAGTCGCACATTGCCAAGGAGGGTCTCTTCCAGTACCGCAACATGTTCCAGTTGGTTAACGTGAACTCGCTGGAGAATGTCATCCGCGGCTACCTGAAAATGGCCGAGGAGCACACCGAGGCGGCCCAGGCGCAGTCCTccgcggctgtggctgtgctggagctggacgacTTGGACAACATCGCCACTCCCGAGAGCATCCTGATGAGCGCAGTGTGCGGGGAAGATGCCCAGGACCGGTCCGACCGCACCATTCTCTTGCCCTGGGTGAAGTTCCTCTGGGAGTCGTATTGTCAGtgcctggagctgctgcgtgTCAACACCCACTGCGAGGCTCTGTACCATGACATAGCTCGCATGGCCTTTCAGTTCTGCTTGAAATACAATCGCAAGAGCGAATTCCGTCGCCTGTGCGACAAGCTGCGCAAGCATCTTGAGGACATCTGCAAGAGCAGTAACCAGACCACTGGCGTCTCGATCAACAAGGTGGAAACGCAGCAACTGTGCCTCGACACCAGGCTGTATCTGCTCGACTCTGCCATCCAGATGGAGCTGTGGCAGGAGGCCTACAAAGCCATCGAGGACATCCACGGCCTGATGGCCCTCTCCAAGAAGACACCCGTGCCCAAGACGATGGCCAACTATTACCAGAAACTTGCGATGGTCTTCAGCAAGGCAGGCAATCAGCTCTTCCATGCCGCCGCTCTGCTAAAGCTCTTCCAGCTGACGCGCGAATTGAAGAAGAACCTGACCAAGGACGACTTGCAGCGCATGGCAGCACACGTTCTCTTGGCAACTCTTTCGATCCCTCTGCCGTCGGCCCATCCGGAATTCGACCGGTTCATTGAGGCAGACAAGAGCCCTCTTGAGAAGGCCCAAAAGCTGGCAGTCCTTCTTGGCCTGCCCCAGCCGCCCACTCGTGTCTCTCTCATCCGCGAGGTG GTGCGCTTGAATGTGCCGCAACTCGTCTCCGAAGACTTCCGCAACTTGTACAACTGGTTGGAGGTGGACTTCAACCCTCTAAATCTCTGCAAGAGGATCCAGACCATTGTGGACATCATCGAGACGGGCCCCACGGAGACCAATCTGCTCAGCCCGTACATTCAGTCGCTGAAGGACGTGACCATCATGCGCCTGATCCGACAGATCTCGCAGGTATACGAGAGTATCGAGTTCAAGCgcctgctggagctggccaccTTCTGCAACATCTtcgagctggagaagctgctggtCGAGTCGGTGCGGCACAACGACATGCAGATACGTATCGATCATCAGAAGAACAGCATCTACTTTGGAACCGACCTCACCGAGAGCCAGCGCGAGTACCGTCCCGATGGACCGGCCCTGCAGTCGATGCCATCAGAGCAGATTCGCTCCCAGCTGGTGAACATGTCCACAGTGCTGACCCGAGCCGTGTCCGTTGTCTATCCGAATCGCGAGCGCGACCAGCGGGCTAAGCTTCGCACCCAGATGGTGCACCACTACCACGAGATCAAGGATCGCGAGCACCAACGCATTCTGCAGAGGCAGAAGATCATCGAGGACCGCAAGGAGTACATCGAGAAGCAAAACAACGcgcgcgaggaggaggaagcgcGCCGCCAGGAAGAGGAGTCCCGCAAGGCCAAGCTGGCCGAGCAGAAAcgcctggagctggagaatgaAGAGCGCGAGCGCAAGCGTCACCAGAATGAGATTCAGGCCATTAAAGAGAAGAGTCTCAAGGAGAAGGTCCAGCAAATATCGCAGACCGCCCACGGCAAGAAAATGCTCGCCAAGCTAGATGATGAAGGCATCAAGAAGCTTGACGCCGAGCAGATCGCAAAGCGCGAGAGCGAGGAGTTGCAGCGCgaggccaaggagctgcagtCGAAACTCAAGTCGCAGGAGAAGAAGATTGACTACTATGAGCGCGCCAAGCGCCTGGAGGAGATCCCGCTCTTTGAGAAATATTTGGCTGAGAAGCAAGTCAAGGACAAGGAGTTCTGGGAAGCCACCGAGAAGACACGCATCGAGAATGCCATTGCTGAGCGCAAGGATGCGGTCAGCCAGCAAGAGCGCCTCAAGCGCATGTATCCCGACCGTGATGAGTTTCTTGAGGCTCTCAAGAAGGAGCGCGCCTCCCTGTACGTGGAGAAGCTTAAGAAGTTCGAGATTGCCCTGGAGGCGGAGCGCAAGAAGCGCTTGGCCGATCGCGTCATCCGTCGGCGGGAGGAGCGGCGTCAGGCCTTCCTCCGCGAAAAGGAAGAGGAACGCCTTCGAAAGGAAGAAGAGATCCGCCTGGCTCAGGCCGCCGAAGAGCGTGCCGCTGCCGAGGCCCGTCGTCTCGAGCGCGAGGCCGAGGACGAGAAGCGTCGCGCCCAGTACGAGAAACAGCGAGCCAAGGAGGAAGAGGCCGAGCGTAAAATCAAGGAAGATCGCGACCGCTTGGCTCGCGAGGTGGCCGTTGAGCGGGAGCGCAGTGACAAAGAGCGTGACACCTGGCGTCCACGTGGTGGCGACAGGcccgccgcagcggcagctacTGGTGGAGGAGGTGCCGGAGAGTGGCGTCGTGCTGCAGCACCAACAGGTGACCGCATCGAG CGTGGAGGAGACCGCATGGAACGTGGAGGAGATCGCATGGAGCGTGGCGGCGAACGTGGTGCAGACCGTGATCGTGGTGCAGACCGTGATCGTGGTGCAGACCGTGAACGCAAGGACAACGAGGGTGCCGAGTCTTCGTGGCGTGTACGACGTGAGCCAGACTTCCAGCGTGGTGCTGCCGTCAAGGATGCCAACAACGGCAGTGCCGCCCCACCGTCTCGGGACGATAAGTGGCGTCGAGGCGGAGACCGCGATCGTGACTTCCGCAACGATGGACCACGACGCGAAAGAGATGACAGAGATGATCGCGACCGTGGTGGCTTCCGTCGCAACGATCCGCCACGCCGCAATGATGATGCTGCACCGCGCGAGACCGGTGGCAACTGGCGCGACGCTCCACGACAGAGTGATCGTGAAAATCGTCGCCCTGCTGGCGAAAGACGCGACCGCGAGGTGCGTGGCGATTTGCGCGGCCCAGAATCCCGCGGACCCAAGGAAGGTGGACccagcggtggtggtggttctggtgccgctgctgctggcggcggcggaggaggtggTGCCGGCAATTGGCGCACTGCACCCGGCCCACGGGATGAGCCTGCTCCCAAACGCGATCAGCCCCAGGAAAAGG AAAGCAAGGCCGTTGAAGATGGCGAATGGACTAGTGTGAAGCGCCGTTAA
- the LOC117896395 gene encoding eukaryotic translation initiation factor 3 subunit A isoform X1: MARYTQRPENALKRANEFIEVGKPLRALDTLQEVFRNKRWNYAYSETIIEPLMFKYLYLCVELKKSHIAKEGLFQYRNMFQLVNVNSLENVIRGYLKMAEEHTEAAQAQSSAAVAVLELDDLDNIATPESILMSAVCGEDAQDRSDRTILLPWVKFLWESYCQCLELLRVNTHCEALYHDIARMAFQFCLKYNRKSEFRRLCDKLRKHLEDICKSSNQTTGVSINKVETQQLCLDTRLYLLDSAIQMELWQEAYKAIEDIHGLMALSKKTPVPKTMANYYQKLAMVFSKAGNQLFHAAALLKLFQLTRELKKNLTKDDLQRMAAHVLLATLSIPLPSAHPEFDRFIEADKSPLEKAQKLAVLLGLPQPPTRVSLIREVVRLNVPQLVSEDFRNLYNWLEVDFNPLNLCKRIQTIVDIIETGPTETNLLSPYIQSLKDVTIMRLIRQISQVYESIEFKRLLELATFCNIFELEKLLVESVRHNDMQIRIDHQKNSIYFGTDLTESQREYRPDGPALQSMPSEQIRSQLVNMSTVLTRAVSVVYPNRERDQRAKLRTQMVHHYHEIKDREHQRILQRQKIIEDRKEYIEKQNNAREEEEARRQEEESRKAKLAEQKRLELENEERERKRHQNEIQAIKEKSLKEKVQQISQTAHGKKMLAKLDDEGIKKLDAEQIAKRESEELQREAKELQSKLKSQEKKIDYYERAKRLEEIPLFEKYLAEKQVKDKEFWEATEKTRIENAIAERKDAVSQQERLKRMYPDRDEFLEALKKERASLYVEKLKKFEIALEAERKKRLADRVIRRREERRQAFLREKEEERLRKEEEIRLAQAAEERAAAEARRLEREAEDEKRRAQYEKQRAKEEEAERKIKEDRDRLAREVAVERERSDKERDTWRPRGGDRPAAAAATGGGGAGEWRRAAAPTGDRIERGGERMERGGDRMERGGDRMERGGERMERGGDRMERGGDRMERGGDRMERGGERGADRDRGADRDRGADRERKDNEGAESSWRVRREPDFQRGAAVKDANNGSAAPPSRDDKWRRGGDRDRDFRNDGPRRERDDRDDRDRGGFRRNDPPRRNDDAAPRETGGNWRDAPRQSDRENRRPAGERRDREVRGDLRGPESRGPKEGGPSGGGGSGAAAAGGGGGGGAGNWRTAPGPRDEPAPKRDQPQEKESKAVEDGEWTSVKRR; this comes from the exons ATGGCGCGTTATACCCAACGTCCGGAAAATGCCCTTAAACGAGCTAATG AATTTATTGAGGTGGGCAAACCTCTACGGGCCCTGGATACCCTTCAGGAAGTGTTCCGCAACAAAAGGTGGAACTATGCCTACTCGGAGACGATTATTGAGCCGCTCATGTTTAAGTACCTGTACTTGTGCGTGGAGCTCAAGAAGTCGCACATTGCCAAGGAGGGTCTCTTCCAGTACCGCAACATGTTCCAGTTGGTTAACGTGAACTCGCTGGAGAATGTCATCCGCGGCTACCTGAAAATGGCCGAGGAGCACACCGAGGCGGCCCAGGCGCAGTCCTccgcggctgtggctgtgctggagctggacgacTTGGACAACATCGCCACTCCCGAGAGCATCCTGATGAGCGCAGTGTGCGGGGAAGATGCCCAGGACCGGTCCGACCGCACCATTCTCTTGCCCTGGGTGAAGTTCCTCTGGGAGTCGTATTGTCAGtgcctggagctgctgcgtgTCAACACCCACTGCGAGGCTCTGTACCATGACATAGCTCGCATGGCCTTTCAGTTCTGCTTGAAATACAATCGCAAGAGCGAATTCCGTCGCCTGTGCGACAAGCTGCGCAAGCATCTTGAGGACATCTGCAAGAGCAGTAACCAGACCACTGGCGTCTCGATCAACAAGGTGGAAACGCAGCAACTGTGCCTCGACACCAGGCTGTATCTGCTCGACTCTGCCATCCAGATGGAGCTGTGGCAGGAGGCCTACAAAGCCATCGAGGACATCCACGGCCTGATGGCCCTCTCCAAGAAGACACCCGTGCCCAAGACGATGGCCAACTATTACCAGAAACTTGCGATGGTCTTCAGCAAGGCAGGCAATCAGCTCTTCCATGCCGCCGCTCTGCTAAAGCTCTTCCAGCTGACGCGCGAATTGAAGAAGAACCTGACCAAGGACGACTTGCAGCGCATGGCAGCACACGTTCTCTTGGCAACTCTTTCGATCCCTCTGCCGTCGGCCCATCCGGAATTCGACCGGTTCATTGAGGCAGACAAGAGCCCTCTTGAGAAGGCCCAAAAGCTGGCAGTCCTTCTTGGCCTGCCCCAGCCGCCCACTCGTGTCTCTCTCATCCGCGAGGTG GTGCGCTTGAATGTGCCGCAACTCGTCTCCGAAGACTTCCGCAACTTGTACAACTGGTTGGAGGTGGACTTCAACCCTCTAAATCTCTGCAAGAGGATCCAGACCATTGTGGACATCATCGAGACGGGCCCCACGGAGACCAATCTGCTCAGCCCGTACATTCAGTCGCTGAAGGACGTGACCATCATGCGCCTGATCCGACAGATCTCGCAGGTATACGAGAGTATCGAGTTCAAGCgcctgctggagctggccaccTTCTGCAACATCTtcgagctggagaagctgctggtCGAGTCGGTGCGGCACAACGACATGCAGATACGTATCGATCATCAGAAGAACAGCATCTACTTTGGAACCGACCTCACCGAGAGCCAGCGCGAGTACCGTCCCGATGGACCGGCCCTGCAGTCGATGCCATCAGAGCAGATTCGCTCCCAGCTGGTGAACATGTCCACAGTGCTGACCCGAGCCGTGTCCGTTGTCTATCCGAATCGCGAGCGCGACCAGCGGGCTAAGCTTCGCACCCAGATGGTGCACCACTACCACGAGATCAAGGATCGCGAGCACCAACGCATTCTGCAGAGGCAGAAGATCATCGAGGACCGCAAGGAGTACATCGAGAAGCAAAACAACGcgcgcgaggaggaggaagcgcGCCGCCAGGAAGAGGAGTCCCGCAAGGCCAAGCTGGCCGAGCAGAAAcgcctggagctggagaatgaAGAGCGCGAGCGCAAGCGTCACCAGAATGAGATTCAGGCCATTAAAGAGAAGAGTCTCAAGGAGAAGGTCCAGCAAATATCGCAGACCGCCCACGGCAAGAAAATGCTCGCCAAGCTAGATGATGAAGGCATCAAGAAGCTTGACGCCGAGCAGATCGCAAAGCGCGAGAGCGAGGAGTTGCAGCGCgaggccaaggagctgcagtCGAAACTCAAGTCGCAGGAGAAGAAGATTGACTACTATGAGCGCGCCAAGCGCCTGGAGGAGATCCCGCTCTTTGAGAAATATTTGGCTGAGAAGCAAGTCAAGGACAAGGAGTTCTGGGAAGCCACCGAGAAGACACGCATCGAGAATGCCATTGCTGAGCGCAAGGATGCGGTCAGCCAGCAAGAGCGCCTCAAGCGCATGTATCCCGACCGTGATGAGTTTCTTGAGGCTCTCAAGAAGGAGCGCGCCTCCCTGTACGTGGAGAAGCTTAAGAAGTTCGAGATTGCCCTGGAGGCGGAGCGCAAGAAGCGCTTGGCCGATCGCGTCATCCGTCGGCGGGAGGAGCGGCGTCAGGCCTTCCTCCGCGAAAAGGAAGAGGAACGCCTTCGAAAGGAAGAAGAGATCCGCCTGGCTCAGGCCGCCGAAGAGCGTGCCGCTGCCGAGGCCCGTCGTCTCGAGCGCGAGGCCGAGGACGAGAAGCGTCGCGCCCAGTACGAGAAACAGCGAGCCAAGGAGGAAGAGGCCGAGCGTAAAATCAAGGAAGATCGCGACCGCTTGGCTCGCGAGGTGGCCGTTGAGCGGGAGCGCAGTGACAAAGAGCGTGACACCTGGCGTCCACGTGGTGGCGACAGGcccgccgcagcggcagctacTGGTGGAGGAGGTGCCGGAGAGTGGCGTCGTGCTGCAGCACCAACAGGTGACCGCATCGAGCGAGGGGGAGAGCGTATGGAGCGAGGCGGGGATCGGATGGAACGTGGTGGAGATCGCATGGAGCGAGGCGGAGAACGCATGGAACGTGGAGGAGACCGCATGGAACGTGGAGGAGACCGCATGGAACGTGGAGGAGATCGCATGGAGCGTGGCGGCGAACGTGGTGCAGACCGTGATCGTGGTGCAGACCGTGATCGTGGTGCAGACCGTGAACGCAAGGACAACGAGGGTGCCGAGTCTTCGTGGCGTGTACGACGTGAGCCAGACTTCCAGCGTGGTGCTGCCGTCAAGGATGCCAACAACGGCAGTGCCGCCCCACCGTCTCGGGACGATAAGTGGCGTCGAGGCGGAGACCGCGATCGTGACTTCCGCAACGATGGACCACGACGCGAAAGAGATGACAGAGATGATCGCGACCGTGGTGGCTTCCGTCGCAACGATCCGCCACGCCGCAATGATGATGCTGCACCGCGCGAGACCGGTGGCAACTGGCGCGACGCTCCACGACAGAGTGATCGTGAAAATCGTCGCCCTGCTGGCGAAAGACGCGACCGCGAGGTGCGTGGCGATTTGCGCGGCCCAGAATCCCGCGGACCCAAGGAAGGTGGACccagcggtggtggtggttctggtgccgctgctgctggcggcggcggaggaggtggTGCCGGCAATTGGCGCACTGCACCCGGCCCACGGGATGAGCCTGCTCCCAAACGCGATCAGCCCCAGGAAAAGG AAAGCAAGGCCGTTGAAGATGGCGAATGGACTAGTGTGAAGCGCCGTTAA